The Oncorhynchus masou masou isolate Uvic2021 chromosome 6, UVic_Omas_1.1, whole genome shotgun sequence genome has a window encoding:
- the LOC135542494 gene encoding LOW QUALITY PROTEIN: kynureninase-like (The sequence of the model RefSeq protein was modified relative to this genomic sequence to represent the inferred CDS: deleted 2 bases in 1 codon) — protein MDPFDANSPRKVLERISTLLGCSQTSNEIATYLDNHDELKHLREQFLLPKVSELPPSDLTLVDGTKECIYFVGNSLGLQPKMTKKYIDEELDKWAKMGVHGHVQGSRPWAWAENNIEGLMANVVGAKAEEVALMNGLTVNLHILLLSFYKPTAKRHKILLEDKAFPSDHYAVESQIQLKGYDPKQSMLLMKPRPGEEVLRTEDILDTIEKEGESIAVVLFSSGVQYYTGQLFDMATITNAGQNKGCYVGFDCAHAVGNAELKLHDWGVDFACWCSYKYVNSGAGGLAGAFIHEKNARTVKPALTGWWGHDLKTRFRVDNEMDLLPGISGFRLSNQPILLVCPLQASLEVFAMTSMAALRKKSRLLTGYLECLIQHYYNKDEAQPHKPHVHILTPSHPEERGCQLSLSFSVPIAAVFQELEKRGVACDMREPNVLRIAPVPLYNSFSDFHRFITVLGSALAASKELQQ, from the exons ATGGACCCATTTGACGCCAACTCTCCGCGCAAGGTTCTGGAGCGCATCTCTACTCTGCTGGGATGCAGCCAGACATCAAATGAAATAGCCACATATCTGGACAATCACGACGAACTAAAGCATCTACGTGAACAGTTTCTATTACCCAAAGTTTCAGAACTCCCTCCTT CTGACCTAACGCTTGTGGATGGCACCAAGGAATGCATTTACTTTGTGGGGAACTCACTTGGCCTCCAGCCCAAAATGACCAAGAAGTACATCGACGAGGAGTTGGATAAATGGGCTAAAAT GGGGGTTCACGGCCATGTGCAAGGCTCTCGACCTTGGGCCTGGGCGGAGAACAATATAGAGGGACTCATGGCTAATGTGGTTG GGGCTAAAGCTGAGGAGGTTGCCTTGATGAACGGGTTAACGGTTAATCTGCACATTCTGCTG CTGTCTTTTTACAAACCTACAGCAAAACGTCACAAAATCCTTCTCGAGGACAAGGCTTTCCCCTCAGACCAT TATGCTGTGGAATCTCAGATCCAGTTGAAAGGATATGACCCTAAGCAGAGCATGCTGCTGATGAAGCCCAGGCCG GGCGAGGAGGTGCTGAGAACAGAGGACATTCTGGACACGATAGAAAAGGAGGGAGAATCCATTGCGGTGGTTCTGTTCAGT AGTGGAGTGCAGTACTACACCGGACAGCTCTTTGATATGGCCACCATCACCAACGCTGGGCAGAACAAG GGCTGCTACGTTGGATTCGACTGTGCACACGCAGTGGGCAATGCAGAGCTGAAGCTTCATGACTGGGGAGTGGACTTTGCCTGCTGGTGCTCCTACAAG TATGTGAATTCTGGAGCTGGTGGACTGGCTGGAGCTTTTATCCATGAGAAGAATGCACGTACAGTCAAGCCTGC GCTCACGGGATGGTGGGGACATGACTTGAAAACAAGGTTCCGCGTGGATAATG AAATGGATCTACTACCTGGTATAAGTGGCTTTCGGCTGTCAAACCAACCCATCCTGCTGGTGTGTCCACTGCAAGCTAGTTTAGAG GTCTTTGCTATGACCAGTATGGCAGCTCTGAGGAAGAAGTCCAGACTTCTGACGGGTTACTTGGAGTGTCTCATCCAGCACTACTACAACAAGGACGAGGCCCAGCCTCACAAGCCCCACGTCCatatcctcactccctcccacccTGAGGAACGAGGATgccaactctccctctctttctcggtCCCCATCGCAGCCGTGTTCCAGGAGCTGGAGAAGAGGGGCGTCGCT TGTGACATGAGGGAACCCAACGTTCTGCGCATCGCTCCAGTGCCGCTCTACAACTCCTTTAGTGACTTTCACCGCTTCATCACTGTTCTAGGATCAGCTCTGGCTGCCAGCAAAGaactacaacaatga